A genomic region of Zalophus californianus isolate mZalCal1 chromosome 11, mZalCal1.pri.v2, whole genome shotgun sequence contains the following coding sequences:
- the MRGPRD gene encoding LOW QUALITY PROTEIN: mas-related G-protein coupled receptor member D (The sequence of the model RefSeq protein was modified relative to this genomic sequence to represent the inferred CDS: deleted 1 base in 1 codon), protein MFLANRTTLVRAPKQDSWGVGPPEVPWGPSNTEPHAGPSSFHRMNETVYHSWMSKISEDNPQVDTLDTTPEVLSSLATFICACGMMGNGLVVWLLSCRGPRTPSCMYVLHLAVADFLFLLCTPITLYLETPVLAYEVITRVKFFAYTASLSLLTAISMQRCLSVLFPVWYKCHQPQYLSAVVCALLWALSLLMNVMASLFCSESWYGMQKQCFTVDSAFSFLIMGIFTPVMTLSSVTLFVRVRKSSRQWRWRATRLYVVILASVLVFLVCALPLSISWFFLYWLDVPQEQKTLFYHVACLSSALSSSANPVIYFMVGSQGRRGLWEPLGAVLHRALKEEPEREGRETPSTGTNELWA, encoded by the exons ATGTTTCTTGCAAACAGAACAACACTGGTGAGAGCCCCGAAGCAGGAC AGTTGGGGTGTGGGGCCCCCAGAAGTCCCTTGGGGCCCCAGTAACACAGAACCTCACGCTGGTCCGTCTTCCTTCCACAGGATGAACGAGACTGTGTACCACAGCTGGATGAGTAAAATCTCCGAAGACAACCCCCAGGTAGACACACTGGACACAACTCCAGAGGTGCTGAGCTCCCTGGCCACGTTCATCTGTGCGTGCGGCATGATGGGCAATGGCCTGGTGGTCTGGCTGCTGAGCTGCCGGGGTCCGAGGACCCCCTCCTGCATGTACGTCCTCCACCTGGCCGTGGCtgacttcctcttcctcctctgcacGCCCATCACACTCTATCTAGAAACCCCTGTGCTGGCCTACGAGGTGATTACTAGAGTGAAGTTCTTCGCCTACACCGCCAGCCTGAGCCTGCTGACGGCCATCAGCATGCAGCGCTGCCTGTCTGTCCTCTTTCCCGTCTGGTACAAGTGTCATCAGCCCCAGTACCTGTCAGCCGTGGTGTgtgccctgctctgggctctgtcCCTCCTGATGAACGTGATGGCCTCACTCTTCTGCAGCGAGTCCTGGTACGGCATGCAAAAGCAGTGTTTCACAGTGGACTCCGCCTTCAGCTTCCTCATTATGGGGATCTTCACCCCAGTGATGACCCTGTCCAGCGTGACGCTCTTCGTGCGGGTGCGCAAGAGCTCACGGCAGTGGCGGTGGCGGGCCACGCGGCTGTACGTGGTCATCCTGGCCTCCGTCCTGGTGTTCCTCGTCTGtgccctgcccctcagcatcAGCTGGTTCTTCCTCTACTGGCTGGACGTGCCCCAGGAACAGAAGACTCTATTCTACCACGTGGCGTGCCTCTCCTCAGCCCTGAGCAGTAGTGCCAATCCCGTCATCTACTTCATGGTGGGCAGCCAGGGTCGCCGGGGCCTGTGGGAGCCCCTGGGGGCCGTGCTCCACAGGGCGCTGAAGGAGGAGcctgagagggaggggagggagacacCCTCCACCGGCACCAACGAGCTGTGGGCCTGA